CCACCGGCGCCTACAATCTCGGCTTCTCGTACACCGACCTCCGAAAGACCCTCGAGAAGCGCCTTCGCCAACTGCGAACCGATTACATCGACGTGTTCATGTTCCTGGGTGTCCTCAAGCCGGAGCATTTTCCCGAACGCGTTCGAGAGGAGCTGTACCGTCTGCGCGAAGAGGGAAAGGTCCGTTCGGTGGCGATCTCGTGTCACGACCAGGAGTTCGTCGGCCGGTTGGCTGCCGAGGGCGCCCTGGACGTCGTGATGATGCGATACAACGCGGCGCATCGCGGCGCCGAAGAGCGGATCTTCCCCTTCGTCGGCGCGCACAACCCCGGCGTGGTGAGCTACACCGCCACCCGTTGGGGGATGCTGCTGAGGCGCCCTCGGGGCTGGTCACAGGAAGCGCGAAGACCCACCGCACGCATGTGCTACCGGTTCGTACTCTCCAACCCGCACGTTCACGTCTGTCTGACCGCGCCCTCGACGATCGAGCAATTCGAGGAGAACCTGGCAGCGCTCGAGGCCGGCCCCCTCGACGAACAGGAGCTGGCGTTCATGCGGGAGTTCGGCGAC
The sequence above is a segment of the bacterium genome. Coding sequences within it:
- a CDS encoding aldo/keto reductase, with protein sequence MEQSFTRATLGNTGIQVHRLGLSASYRPSVRCVHKALDAGINFFFGYGLDTQLIRVLREFSASERERYVVATGAYNLGFSYTDLRKTLEKRLRQLRTDYIDVFMFLGVLKPEHFPERVREELYRLREEGKVRSVAISCHDQEFVGRLAAEGALDVVMMRYNAAHRGAEERIFPFVGAHNPGVVSYTATRWGMLLRRPRGWSQEARRPTARMCYRFVLSNPHVHVCLTAPSTIEQFEENLAALEAGPLDEQELAFMREFGDSVNSVKRWFM